Proteins encoded within one genomic window of Terriglobia bacterium:
- a CDS encoding M28 family peptidase — MKRTFALVFAFLFLIWAQPWNLAAQAPDFAKGVKYPQISVAEMKEWLTYLSSDELSGRQIFTEGYGLAAQYIADHLKEWRIKPLGANGSYLQPVRLKGYKATRNSSVTLADQTFKHGNHVTFNANAGAKQTLTFDGVEFLGYSRESDYQGRDVKNKLVVWIPSLRPAAGGRGNGGAGNVPAPGARVVNPETMGAKAQITFQPAPPAPTQAEQALTKAQAALTEANNAVAQAQQAVRAARGNAPGGQRGGAGGRGRGGAQANAPDFTTVQSVDLPKAPQFSGDETFFEALFAAGPLKFEDIKAKAEKNDPISAASWPVNVTISIDNTYDVISEQIAHNVAGMIEGSDPTLKETYVMFGAHLDHIGYNQAGNGRGGAPDACRRRSPAAQAAVVAAGKKVQRGNPGPGGARGAAGGGAGPEANSEPFDQRDFISNGADDDGSGSTAELAIAKAFATGPKPKRSIVFIWHTGEEAGLYGSRYNADFPVVPLEKVQAQLNMDMVGRDDCNDIEGDYSNTLFIVGADRISTDLHNVIVQTNGSFANPLTLDYELNDVNDPESVYTRSDHYSYASKGIPIAFFTTGLHPDYHRVSDTVDKILFPKMARVAQLVYEAGFSIANTERVLQRDNKGARTGFGSKPETLPR; from the coding sequence ATGAAAAGAACATTTGCCCTCGTTTTCGCCTTTCTCTTCTTGATATGGGCACAACCGTGGAACCTTGCTGCGCAGGCGCCCGATTTCGCGAAGGGCGTCAAGTACCCGCAGATCAGCGTCGCGGAGATGAAGGAGTGGCTCACCTACCTTTCGTCCGACGAACTCTCGGGCCGGCAGATTTTCACTGAAGGTTACGGTCTCGCGGCCCAGTATATTGCCGATCATCTGAAGGAGTGGAGGATCAAGCCGCTTGGCGCAAACGGCAGTTATCTGCAGCCGGTGCGCCTGAAAGGATACAAGGCCACACGGAATTCCTCCGTCACTCTCGCCGACCAGACGTTCAAGCACGGTAACCACGTGACCTTCAACGCGAATGCAGGAGCCAAACAGACGCTGACCTTCGATGGCGTCGAGTTCCTTGGCTACAGCCGGGAGAGCGATTATCAAGGACGTGATGTTAAAAACAAGCTGGTCGTCTGGATTCCTTCTCTTCGTCCGGCCGCGGGCGGTCGCGGGAATGGTGGTGCAGGGAATGTTCCGGCGCCCGGCGCGCGTGTGGTGAATCCGGAGACGATGGGGGCCAAGGCACAGATTACGTTCCAGCCGGCGCCCCCTGCACCGACGCAGGCAGAGCAAGCCCTTACAAAAGCCCAGGCGGCATTGACTGAAGCGAATAATGCGGTAGCGCAGGCGCAGCAAGCGGTTCGCGCGGCACGCGGGAATGCTCCGGGAGGACAACGTGGCGGCGCCGGCGGCCGGGGCCGCGGCGGTGCGCAAGCAAATGCGCCGGACTTTACGACCGTTCAGAGCGTCGATCTGCCCAAGGCCCCACAGTTCAGCGGGGACGAAACATTCTTCGAAGCCTTGTTTGCAGCCGGTCCGCTCAAGTTTGAAGACATCAAGGCCAAGGCCGAAAAGAACGACCCGATTTCAGCTGCGTCGTGGCCCGTCAACGTCACGATCAGTATCGATAATACATACGACGTGATCTCCGAGCAGATCGCGCACAATGTCGCAGGGATGATCGAAGGCAGCGATCCCACGCTGAAAGAGACTTACGTGATGTTCGGTGCGCACCTGGACCACATCGGTTACAACCAGGCCGGTAACGGCCGGGGCGGCGCTCCGGACGCGTGCCGCAGGCGCAGTCCGGCCGCGCAAGCTGCCGTTGTTGCGGCGGGGAAAAAGGTACAAAGGGGGAATCCCGGGCCTGGCGGCGCGCGCGGCGCCGCGGGAGGCGGAGCAGGTCCGGAAGCAAACTCCGAGCCGTTCGATCAACGCGACTTCATCAGCAACGGAGCCGATGATGACGGTTCCGGTTCAACGGCCGAATTGGCGATCGCGAAGGCTTTCGCGACGGGACCAAAACCCAAGCGTTCGATCGTCTTCATCTGGCATACCGGCGAGGAAGCCGGTCTGTACGGCTCCCGCTATAACGCCGACTTTCCGGTGGTTCCTCTGGAGAAGGTCCAGGCCCAACTCAACATGGACATGGTCGGACGCGATGACTGCAACGATATCGAGGGCGATTACTCCAATACGCTCTTCATTGTCGGCGCGGACCGCATCAGCACGGATCTGCATAACGTCATTGTCCAAACCAACGGGAGTTTCGCGAATCCCCTGACACTCGACTACGAACTGAACGACGTCAACGATCCGGAGAGTGTTTACACACGCAGCGACCATTACAGCTACGCATCGAAAGGCATCCCGATCGCGTTCTTTACAACGGGATTGCATCCCGACTATCACCGTGTGAGCGACACGGTGGACAAAATCCTGTTCCCGAAGATGGCCCGCGTCGCTCAGCTGGTTTACGAAGCCGGTTTCTCGATCGCAAATACCGAACGTGTCCTCCAACGCGATAACAAAGGAGCACGCACCGGTTTCGGCTCGAAACCAGAGACTCTTCCGAGGTAG
- a CDS encoding ABC transporter permease, with protein MSQLWQDMRYAFRTLRSAPGFAAVAILTLAVGIGANAAIFSFVNGFLLSPLPYPTADRIVRVLEKPPGPPTARNGISTLNYLDWEKQNQVFEYMAPQTGGNAVLTGSGDPVQLRGARVGVHYFDIFGMKAAQGRLFVPGEDQLGQEKVVVLSSVLWRDQFGSDPDIVGRKIILDGQPYTVIGVLQRGSAFDRTYQQFWRPLAFEPSNMTRNFHWFGSLALLKQGVTIEQAQQGMDAIGARIAADFPDSNKGWGVALDYYKNIFIDDGVRTSVLTLMYAVGGLLLIGCANIANLSLARGVTREREVSVRASLGAQRWRLIRQFLTENVVLSLMGGILGVGVGYGTMIWLKSLVPPNTLPPEVVVTLDTRVLLFTFGVSVLAGVLFGMIPALQATKPDLVAAMKEGGRGSTAGSGRKIMRDALVVAEIAIAFVLLAGSGLLIRSFFRLIHVDTGMSTTSVLTFGLPVSDKQYPDPTALNSYYAQLAEAVKAVAGVRDVALSCAPPMSGTCYGMPFQLASKPVVDRANRQGRPYKIVSASYFSTLGIRLLKGRFLNEHDRKGAAQAMVINSRFAKTFFNDVEPVGQRILIPEIIPGKTQLGPEIAWEVVGVIANEKLGGLTDDRSEVMYVSNEQTPAYGMTMSVRTNLDPALLEKPIRNAIGGVNRNQPLDNVRTLQRIMDDSAVGNRMEAMLLTIFSGIALVLASIGIYGVLAYAVAQRTHELGVRAALGASRSTLLALVLVRGLILALIGLVIGLGGALGLTRYISTILYNVPPRDPATLAWVAGVLAAVALLACYIPARRATKVDPMVALRYE; from the coding sequence ATGTCACAGTTGTGGCAGGACATGAGGTACGCGTTCCGCACGCTGCGCAGCGCGCCGGGATTCGCTGCCGTTGCGATTCTTACGCTGGCGGTGGGCATCGGGGCCAACGCAGCGATCTTCAGTTTCGTCAACGGTTTTCTGCTCAGCCCGCTGCCGTACCCGACCGCCGATCGGATCGTGCGCGTCCTCGAAAAGCCGCCGGGCCCGCCTACGGCGCGCAACGGAATCTCAACGCTCAACTATCTGGATTGGGAAAAACAGAACCAGGTGTTCGAATACATGGCCCCGCAGACTGGGGGGAATGCCGTCCTCACCGGTTCCGGCGATCCGGTTCAATTGCGCGGTGCTCGAGTCGGCGTTCACTACTTCGACATCTTCGGCATGAAAGCCGCCCAGGGCCGCCTGTTCGTTCCGGGTGAAGATCAGCTCGGCCAGGAGAAAGTCGTCGTGCTGAGCAGCGTGCTATGGCGCGACCAGTTCGGGTCGGATCCCGATATTGTCGGCCGCAAGATTATTCTGGACGGCCAACCCTATACCGTTATCGGAGTGCTGCAACGCGGAAGCGCCTTCGATCGCACTTATCAGCAGTTCTGGCGGCCGCTCGCATTCGAACCCTCGAATATGACTCGCAACTTCCATTGGTTCGGGTCTTTGGCGTTATTGAAACAGGGCGTGACCATCGAGCAGGCGCAGCAGGGAATGGATGCCATCGGCGCACGTATCGCCGCCGACTTTCCGGATTCCAACAAGGGCTGGGGCGTAGCGCTCGACTATTACAAGAACATTTTCATCGACGATGGCGTCCGCACTTCGGTTCTCACGTTGATGTACGCCGTCGGCGGCCTGCTCCTGATCGGTTGCGCGAACATCGCCAATCTGTCTCTGGCGCGCGGTGTGACGCGGGAGAGGGAAGTGTCCGTACGCGCATCGCTCGGTGCCCAGCGATGGCGCTTGATCCGGCAATTCCTCACCGAAAATGTCGTGCTGTCGCTGATGGGCGGGATACTGGGTGTCGGCGTGGGGTACGGAACAATGATCTGGTTGAAATCCCTGGTTCCTCCGAACACGCTTCCGCCAGAAGTTGTGGTCACGCTCGATACACGGGTGCTGCTGTTCACTTTCGGTGTTTCGGTATTGGCGGGAGTTCTGTTCGGCATGATTCCGGCATTGCAGGCGACCAAACCCGATCTCGTGGCTGCAATGAAGGAGGGCGGGCGCGGATCGACCGCGGGCAGCGGGCGCAAGATCATGCGCGACGCTCTGGTGGTGGCGGAAATCGCGATCGCATTCGTGCTCCTGGCGGGTTCCGGACTGCTGATCCGCAGTTTTTTCCGGCTGATCCACGTCGACACGGGAATGAGCACGACCAGCGTTCTGACGTTCGGTCTCCCGGTCTCCGACAAGCAATATCCCGATCCCACGGCATTGAATTCCTACTACGCACAGCTTGCAGAGGCCGTAAAGGCGGTAGCCGGCGTGCGCGACGTGGCTCTGAGCTGCGCGCCGCCGATGTCGGGCACCTGTTACGGGATGCCGTTCCAGTTGGCGAGCAAGCCGGTCGTCGATCGAGCCAATCGCCAGGGCCGTCCCTATAAAATCGTGAGCGCTTCGTACTTCAGCACGCTGGGGATTCGCCTTCTCAAAGGCCGGTTCCTGAACGAGCACGACCGCAAGGGCGCTGCGCAAGCGATGGTCATCAACAGCCGGTTTGCGAAGACTTTCTTCAACGACGTGGAGCCCGTTGGCCAGCGCATTCTCATTCCGGAAATCATTCCGGGCAAAACGCAGCTTGGCCCGGAGATCGCCTGGGAAGTCGTCGGCGTCATCGCTAACGAAAAACTCGGCGGACTGACGGATGATCGCAGCGAAGTGATGTACGTTTCCAACGAACAGACACCTGCCTACGGCATGACGATGTCCGTGCGAACGAATTTAGACCCGGCTTTGCTTGAGAAGCCGATCCGCAATGCCATCGGGGGAGTGAATCGCAATCAGCCATTGGACAATGTCCGCACCCTGCAGCGGATTATGGACGATTCCGCGGTCGGCAACCGCATGGAGGCGATGCTTCTCACGATCTTCTCAGGCATCGCCCTGGTGTTGGCCTCGATCGGGATCTACGGTGTGCTGGCATACGCGGTCGCGCAGCGGACACACGAACTCGGCGTGAGAGCGGCGCTCGGCGCAAGCCGCTCCACGCTGTTGGCCCTCGTCCTCGTGCGCGGCCTGATTCTGGCGCTGATTGGTCTGGTGATTGGACTGGGCGGAGCGCTCGGGCTAACGCGATACATCAGCACGATCCTGTACAACGTCCCGCCGCGCGATCCCGCGACGCTGGCGTGGGTCGCAGGTGTGCTGGCCGCAGTCGCGCTGCTGGCCTGCTATATTCCCGCACGGCGGGCAACGAAAGTCGATCCGATGGTGGCGCTAAGGTACGAATAG
- the dapC gene encoding succinyldiaminopimelate transaminase: MNPHLASLQPYPFERLKQLFASVTPNAAYRFISLGIGEPRHATPRLVLDALAGATRELAMYPPTVGSPDLRQACAGWLQRRYGVNLDPANQVLPVNGSREALFAFAQTVVDGGKSDAVVICPNPFYQIYEGAALLAGATPYYAPSDPARNFNINWDGIGGDVWTRTQLVYVCSPGNPTGAVMPMADWEKLFDLSRRYGFVIASDECYSEIYFRDEPPLGGLEAAARAGLADFKNLVMFTSLSKRSNVPGMRTGFVAGDAGILKQFLLYRTYHGCAMSGMVQAASIAAWNDEAHVVENRSLYREKFEAVTPMLAEVLDVRLPDAAFYLWAAVPGGDDEGFARALMARYNVTVLPGSYLARNAEGWNPGTGRIRMALVAETEECVEAAKRIVAFVKGAKK; this comes from the coding sequence ATGAATCCGCATCTTGCGAGCCTTCAGCCGTATCCCTTCGAGCGTTTGAAACAACTTTTCGCATCTGTGACGCCGAACGCGGCTTACCGTTTCATCAGCCTTGGGATTGGTGAGCCGCGACACGCAACGCCCCGGCTCGTCCTGGATGCGCTGGCCGGAGCGACGCGTGAACTGGCCATGTATCCTCCGACGGTGGGCTCGCCGGATTTGCGCCAGGCATGCGCCGGATGGCTGCAGCGCCGTTATGGCGTGAACCTGGACCCGGCGAACCAGGTCTTGCCGGTCAACGGTTCGCGCGAAGCTTTATTCGCTTTCGCCCAGACGGTGGTGGATGGCGGCAAGAGCGATGCCGTCGTGATCTGCCCGAACCCGTTCTATCAAATCTATGAAGGCGCCGCTCTGCTGGCAGGGGCAACTCCGTATTACGCGCCGAGCGATCCGGCTCGAAACTTCAACATCAACTGGGACGGTATCGGCGGCGACGTGTGGACGCGCACGCAGCTGGTCTATGTCTGCTCCCCCGGCAATCCAACGGGCGCCGTGATGCCGATGGCGGACTGGGAAAAACTCTTCGACTTGAGCCGGCGGTACGGTTTCGTGATCGCGAGCGACGAATGTTACAGCGAGATCTACTTTCGGGACGAGCCGCCGCTTGGAGGCCTGGAAGCCGCCGCCAGAGCGGGCCTCGCGGATTTCAAAAACCTCGTCATGTTCACCAGCCTGTCGAAACGAAGCAATGTGCCGGGCATGCGCACCGGCTTCGTGGCCGGCGACGCCGGCATCCTGAAACAGTTCCTGCTCTACCGCACGTATCATGGGTGCGCGATGAGCGGCATGGTTCAGGCGGCGAGCATTGCGGCCTGGAACGATGAGGCGCATGTCGTGGAAAACCGCAGCCTGTACCGCGAAAAATTTGAGGCGGTCACGCCCATGCTTGCGGAAGTCCTCGATGTTCGTTTGCCCGACGCTGCCTTTTACCTCTGGGCCGCTGTGCCGGGCGGCGACGATGAAGGTTTCGCCCGCGCCTTGATGGCTCGATACAATGTGACCGTACTGCCCGGAAGCTACCTCGCGCGCAATGCCGAAGGGTGGAATCCCGGAACGGGCCGCATCCGGATGGCACTGGTGGCGGAGACCGAGGAGTGCGTGGAGGCCGCAAAACGCATCGTGGCCTTCGTCAAAGGTGCAAAGAAATGA
- a CDS encoding 3-keto-5-aminohexanoate cleavage protein: protein MDNRKPEPCIITVAITGSLPRKENNPAVPITVSQQVESTHAAFEAGASVVHLHVRNDDQSPTSNPDKFADFQERIRKVCPGIIVQFSTGGRSGVGPERGGMLHHAPDMASLSTGSCNFPTRIYENSPDLIKDLAETMIRYDIKPEIEVFDLAMLYNAVNYVRDGLIKGPLHVQFVLGVKNALPAERDLLEFQVAKLRQLLPEATWVAAGIGRHQIEVNRWCLEMGGHCRTGLEDNIRWDTTRLAGSNAELVKRVAEMCAEYNRVVASPELARHILGLRTADSATNLPAAS from the coding sequence ATGGACAATCGGAAACCTGAGCCTTGCATCATTACTGTCGCGATCACCGGATCGCTTCCCCGAAAAGAGAACAATCCTGCTGTACCCATTACCGTCAGCCAGCAGGTCGAATCCACTCATGCCGCCTTCGAGGCCGGCGCTTCGGTGGTTCATCTGCATGTGCGCAACGATGATCAGTCACCGACATCGAATCCCGACAAATTTGCCGATTTTCAAGAACGCATTCGCAAAGTCTGTCCGGGCATCATCGTCCAGTTCTCTACCGGAGGAAGGTCCGGCGTGGGGCCTGAACGTGGCGGAATGCTGCATCACGCCCCGGATATGGCATCGCTGTCTACAGGATCTTGCAATTTCCCCACGCGTATTTACGAAAACTCACCCGATCTTATTAAGGACCTGGCGGAAACAATGATCCGCTATGACATTAAGCCGGAGATCGAGGTCTTTGATCTGGCAATGCTGTACAACGCCGTCAATTATGTTCGCGATGGGCTGATCAAAGGCCCGTTGCATGTCCAATTCGTGTTGGGCGTCAAGAATGCATTGCCGGCGGAAAGAGATTTGCTCGAATTTCAGGTGGCCAAACTCAGGCAACTCCTGCCCGAGGCGACATGGGTGGCGGCTGGAATCGGCCGGCACCAGATTGAAGTCAACCGCTGGTGCCTGGAAATGGGTGGTCACTGTCGTACGGGCCTCGAAGACAACATACGATGGGATACGACACGTCTGGCCGGATCCAATGCCGAACTCGTCAAACGCGTAGCCGAAATGTGCGCCGAGTACAACCGAGTTGTCGCATCGCCCGAACTCGCGCGTCATATCCTGGGACTCCGAACGGCCGACAGCGCCACCAACCTGCCGGCCGCGAGCTGA